In Halobaculum sp. XH14, a single genomic region encodes these proteins:
- a CDS encoding ABC transporter ATP-binding protein: MTLLEVNDLSIRYAVEEDSSVHAADEVSFSVERGETYGLVGESGCGKTTLAKSLVHLLDSNGYIENGEVWFDGTLPSWEDESGDARQEIIDDDYPVRADGKTDLAALTTEQIRNVRWRDIALIPQSAMNALNPVYKVGDQIVEAILRHEPGTSKREADERARDLLERVGIEPDRADDYAHEFSGGMKQRAVIAMAMACEPDLLIADEPTTALDVIIQDRILEELEKLQEEFGVSILVISHDISVMAEICDRMAVMYGGKVMESGPKTDIFGDTANPYTLGLKNSFPTITEESQSLVSIPGTPPTLRDPEDGCRFRERCPFAVEECHTSHPPMYDVESVTSEGVRREAADHRAHRSACYRVDELETIRTDATQENTWTEQEIESR; the protein is encoded by the coding sequence ATGACACTACTGGAAGTCAACGATCTCTCGATCCGATACGCGGTGGAGGAGGACTCCTCGGTCCACGCGGCCGACGAGGTCTCCTTCTCCGTGGAACGTGGCGAAACGTACGGGCTGGTCGGCGAGTCCGGCTGCGGCAAGACGACGCTCGCCAAGAGCCTCGTCCACCTGCTGGATTCGAACGGCTACATCGAGAACGGCGAGGTGTGGTTCGACGGCACCCTCCCCTCGTGGGAGGACGAGTCCGGCGACGCGCGCCAGGAAATCATCGACGACGACTATCCGGTCCGTGCGGACGGCAAGACGGACCTGGCCGCCCTCACGACCGAGCAGATCCGGAACGTCCGCTGGCGCGACATCGCGCTCATCCCACAGAGCGCGATGAACGCGTTGAACCCCGTCTACAAGGTCGGCGATCAGATCGTCGAGGCCATCCTCCGACACGAGCCGGGGACGTCCAAACGCGAGGCTGACGAGCGGGCCCGCGACCTGCTCGAACGGGTCGGCATCGAGCCGGACCGCGCGGACGACTACGCCCACGAGTTCTCGGGCGGCATGAAACAGCGGGCGGTCATCGCCATGGCGATGGCCTGCGAGCCCGACCTGCTCATCGCCGACGAGCCGACGACCGCCCTCGACGTCATCATCCAGGACCGCATCCTGGAGGAACTCGAAAAGTTGCAGGAGGAGTTCGGCGTCTCGATCCTCGTCATCAGCCACGACATCTCGGTGATGGCCGAGATCTGTGACCGGATGGCGGTCATGTACGGCGGGAAGGTGATGGAGAGCGGGCCGAAGACGGACATCTTCGGCGACACCGCGAACCCGTACACGCTCGGGCTGAAGAACTCGTTCCCGACGATCACCGAGGAGAGCCAGTCGCTCGTCTCCATCCCGGGGACGCCACCGACGCTGCGGGACCCCGAAGACGGCTGTCGGTTTCGGGAGCGCTGCCCGTTCGCGGTCGAGGAGTGTCACACGAGCCACCCACCGATGTACGACGTGGAGTCGGTGACCTCGGAGGGCGTCCGCCGCGAGGCGGCCGACCACCGCGCGCACCGGTCCGCGTGTTACCGCGTGGACGAGCTCGAAACGATCCGAACCGACGCCACCCAGGAGAACACATGGACCGAGCAGGAGATCGAGAGCCGCTAG
- a CDS encoding ABC transporter permease has protein sequence MATDNQDTSNLDSFKRRWEPRIERFRRSWDRFTEHKMGVIGLVILVVYAVWSIIPGVFAPHSLEWVAYLGEPPHNARLTGEQIRSLPHPPAFGDPFFAPLGTNQAGEGILTLVVHSASTAMYIGLAAGLLSSLVGVPLGLISGFYGDTWIDETIQRIVDVMYGLPFLPFLIVLVAVRGINTTNIIIGIAVTSWLNNCIVIRGETLSLRERSFVESAKVAGASDTRIMFRHIMPSVLPLSFVYLASDAAGAVIAQASLAYLGLADFTADSWGIMLQNIQAEGYVFDAWWWLIPPGLAITLLATAFYFVGFSMEDVTNPQRDS, from the coding sequence ATGGCGACGGACAATCAGGACACTTCGAACCTCGACTCGTTCAAGCGACGATGGGAGCCGCGAATCGAGCGGTTTCGACGGAGCTGGGATCGGTTCACCGAGCACAAGATGGGCGTCATCGGGCTCGTCATCCTCGTCGTCTACGCGGTGTGGTCCATCATCCCGGGCGTGTTCGCGCCCCACTCGCTGGAGTGGGTCGCCTACCTCGGAGAACCACCCCACAACGCGCGACTGACCGGCGAACAGATCAGGTCGCTCCCCCACCCGCCGGCGTTCGGGGACCCGTTCTTCGCCCCGCTGGGGACGAACCAGGCGGGCGAGGGCATCCTCACGCTCGTCGTCCATTCGGCGAGCACCGCGATGTACATCGGCCTCGCCGCCGGACTGCTCTCCAGTCTCGTCGGCGTGCCGCTGGGGCTCATCTCCGGCTTCTACGGCGACACCTGGATCGACGAGACGATCCAGCGCATCGTCGACGTGATGTACGGCCTGCCGTTCCTGCCGTTCCTCATCGTGCTGGTCGCGGTCCGGGGCATCAACACGACGAACATCATCATCGGCATCGCGGTCACGTCGTGGCTGAACAACTGTATCGTCATCCGCGGCGAGACGCTCTCGCTCCGCGAGCGGTCGTTCGTCGAGTCGGCCAAGGTTGCGGGCGCGAGCGACACCCGGATCATGTTCAGACACATCATGCCGAGCGTGCTGCCGCTGTCGTTCGTCTATCTGGCCTCCGACGCTGCCGGCGCGGTGATCGCGCAGGCGTCGCTGGCGTACCTCGGGCTCGCGGACTTCACCGCGGACTCGTGGGGGATCATGCTGCAGAACATCCAGGCGGAAGGGTACGTCTTCGACGCGTGGTGGTGGCTCATCCCGCCGGGGCTCGCCATCACGCTGCTGGCGACCGCCTTCTACTTCGTCGGCTTCTCGATGGAGGACGTAACCAACCCACAGCGTGACTCATGA
- a CDS encoding ABC transporter permease: MTRISGTYLAKRIVVSYLTLLVIMSLLFVLLRSMPGSFIQGMITPGMTAEQIERIRQEWGLNEPLWKQYINFMVNYQTGNFGRSPTQNTEVWSLIVRRMPRTIVLFGSVFIVGFVIGPLVGMYLGWWRGSTKDKGIFSSSLFVYSMPAFWISWLFIWVFNYELDWLPSAFMFTQYPEFEWTAFTIMRDVLYHMALPMLSLTFIGWVGSMLVMRPTMNNVTDEGYVFLARAKGLSERTVMIKHAARNALIPVVTGAIVSLAFLIDGSVIVEQVFSWPGMGALIISAVLSRDFPTAQAAFFMIAVLVVVMRLLTDVVYTYLDPRIKFGENN; the protein is encoded by the coding sequence ATGACTAGAATCAGTGGAACGTACTTGGCGAAACGGATCGTCGTCTCATACCTGACGCTCCTCGTCATCATGTCGCTGCTGTTCGTCCTGCTCCGGAGCATGCCCGGGTCGTTCATTCAGGGCATGATCACGCCGGGGATGACGGCCGAACAGATCGAGCGAATCCGACAGGAGTGGGGCCTCAACGAACCTCTCTGGAAACAGTACATCAACTTCATGGTCAACTACCAGACCGGCAACTTCGGTCGGTCCCCGACCCAGAACACCGAGGTGTGGAGCCTCATCGTCCGACGCATGCCACGGACGATCGTGCTGTTCGGCTCGGTGTTCATCGTCGGGTTCGTCATCGGTCCGCTCGTCGGGATGTATCTCGGCTGGTGGCGCGGGAGCACCAAGGACAAGGGCATCTTCAGTAGCTCGCTGTTCGTCTACTCCATGCCCGCGTTCTGGATCTCCTGGCTGTTCATCTGGGTGTTCAACTACGAACTCGACTGGCTCCCGAGCGCGTTCATGTTCACGCAGTATCCGGAGTTCGAGTGGACGGCGTTCACGATCATGCGGGACGTGCTGTACCACATGGCGTTGCCGATGTTGAGTCTCACCTTCATCGGCTGGGTCGGCTCGATGCTCGTGATGCGGCCGACGATGAACAATGTGACCGACGAGGGCTACGTGTTTCTCGCACGCGCGAAGGGGCTCTCGGAGCGCACGGTGATGATCAAACACGCCGCACGCAACGCGCTCATCCCGGTCGTCACCGGCGCGATCGTCAGCCTGGCGTTCCTCATCGACGGCTCGGTGATCGTAGAGCAGGTGTTCAGCTGGCCGGGGATGGGAGCGCTCATCATCAGCGCGGTGTTGAGCCGGGACTTCCCGACCGCACAGGCCGCGTTCTTCATGATCGCGGTACTGGTCGTCGTCATGCGCCTGCTCACTGACGTCGTCTACACGTACCTCGACCCGCGGATCAAATTCGGTGAGAACAATTAA
- a CDS encoding ABC transporter substrate-binding protein — protein MSDSQTDSNRRRFLKGTGAAAVSLGLAGCSQGGDSTPTDEPTPTEEQTPTDSNVDESDITTGGNFRVGMSQAPAGLNVLNTNSAYSSVILNQVFEYGTATDPVTTSVRPNVFSEWEFEELDETGENDQPNVLVRINVQDGLTFNDGSELSVSDVVFSYNYVMEQEPGAFVSYIDPITEVVESDGDWDVEMTLAQPLGTYDSTQLGNIPILAEKEWSDVSDYQQYQPRPGNEGELLGLGPGVVTRYEPDTTIEISYAEREGDYTLSSLDWREDVNGLINGGPFVDAIRIFVYGSQSALNQAFLNGELDTMYEGISPSSRIPDVEEAEGLSLVDGYDTGYSHYSFNLRNAPLDDITFRQMLGFAYDEVYAVDRLAQGYAQAGDFVMPPGYKQVRPDGADDVEVLNSPAAEVFSFRQSGPGVVDVEGVRSFLTEGQAVTGESGTFVGQDYPGSMSDVSASQTESKYDYSFGPVESDILADAETEQEIRVDGQTLTELRGGDPLVFYINPADNAPQAAQMMENFINQLQQIGIPVQREVNTFNTMLTRVYVEEDFDLFPMGWVNLSPFAVSTLYGLFHSSQADDHSEGNSETSLNNPMGYGLFEDAGADDLIEEARSEMDADTRNQLAREAVEKIYLDFPTMVTTYNVTKWPVNSANWGGFVGNIPGPGSTYLGWQFQQVHQAE, from the coding sequence ATGTCCGACAGTCAGACCGATTCGAACCGCCGCCGATTCCTCAAGGGAACCGGTGCAGCCGCCGTCTCGCTGGGCCTCGCAGGGTGCAGCCAGGGGGGCGACAGCACGCCGACGGACGAGCCGACGCCGACGGAGGAGCAGACGCCGACCGACAGTAACGTCGACGAGAGCGACATCACCACGGGCGGGAACTTCCGCGTCGGGATGTCCCAGGCCCCGGCCGGGCTCAACGTGCTCAACACGAACTCCGCCTATTCGAGCGTCATCCTCAATCAGGTGTTCGAGTATGGCACCGCGACGGACCCGGTCACGACCTCCGTCCGTCCCAACGTCTTCTCCGAGTGGGAGTTCGAGGAGCTCGACGAAACCGGCGAGAACGACCAGCCGAACGTCCTCGTCCGCATCAACGTCCAGGACGGACTCACGTTCAACGACGGGAGCGAGCTCTCCGTCTCGGACGTCGTGTTCTCGTACAACTACGTCATGGAGCAGGAGCCGGGCGCGTTCGTCTCCTACATCGACCCGATCACGGAGGTCGTGGAGTCTGACGGCGACTGGGACGTCGAGATGACGCTGGCCCAGCCGCTGGGGACCTACGACTCGACGCAGCTCGGTAACATTCCGATCCTGGCGGAGAAGGAATGGTCCGACGTCTCCGACTACCAGCAGTACCAGCCTCGCCCCGGCAACGAGGGCGAACTCCTCGGCCTCGGCCCGGGCGTCGTCACCCGCTACGAGCCCGACACCACCATCGAGATCAGCTACGCCGAGCGGGAGGGCGACTACACGCTCTCGAGTCTCGACTGGCGCGAGGACGTCAACGGCCTCATCAACGGCGGCCCGTTCGTCGACGCCATCCGCATCTTCGTCTACGGGAGCCAGAGCGCGCTGAACCAGGCGTTCCTCAACGGCGAACTCGACACGATGTACGAGGGCATCTCGCCGAGTTCCCGCATCCCGGACGTGGAGGAGGCGGAGGGACTGAGCCTCGTCGACGGGTACGACACGGGCTACTCCCACTACTCGTTCAACCTCCGGAACGCCCCCCTCGATGACATCACGTTCCGGCAGATGCTCGGCTTCGCGTACGACGAGGTGTACGCGGTCGACCGCCTCGCACAGGGGTACGCGCAGGCGGGCGACTTCGTCATGCCGCCCGGCTACAAGCAGGTTCGCCCGGACGGGGCCGACGACGTCGAGGTGCTCAACTCCCCGGCCGCGGAGGTGTTCTCCTTCCGTCAGTCCGGTCCAGGCGTCGTGGACGTCGAAGGCGTTCGCTCGTTCCTCACCGAGGGGCAGGCTGTCACCGGCGAGTCCGGCACGTTCGTCGGCCAGGACTACCCCGGCAGCATGTCCGACGTCTCGGCGAGCCAGACGGAGTCGAAATACGACTACTCGTTCGGGCCGGTCGAGTCCGACATCCTCGCGGACGCGGAGACCGAACAGGAGATCCGCGTCGACGGGCAGACGCTGACCGAACTTCGCGGCGGCGACCCGCTCGTGTTCTACATCAACCCGGCGGACAACGCGCCCCAGGCCGCCCAGATGATGGAGAACTTCATCAACCAGCTCCAGCAGATCGGGATTCCGGTTCAGCGCGAGGTCAACACGTTCAACACGATGCTGACGCGCGTGTACGTCGAGGAGGACTTCGACCTGTTTCCGATGGGCTGGGTCAACCTCTCGCCGTTCGCAGTCAGCACGCTGTACGGGCTGTTCCACAGCTCCCAGGCCGACGACCACTCGGAGGGTAACTCCGAGACGTCGCTCAACAACCCGATGGGCTACGGGCTGTTCGAGGACGCCGGCGCGGACGACCTCATCGAGGAGGCGCGCAGCGAGATGGACGCCGACACGCGCAACCAGCTGGCACGGGAGGCCGTCGAGAAGATCTACCTCGACTTCCCGACGATGGTCACGACCTACAACGTGACCAAGTGGCCGGTCAACTCCGCGAACTGGGGCGGCTTCGTCGGCAACATCCCCGGTCCCGGCTCCACGTACCTCGGCTGGCAGTTCCAGCAGGTCCACCAGGCCGAGTAG
- a CDS encoding transcriptional regulator: protein MPERTTRERIADDLRAEALTAPELSARLAVPTAQVYDHVRHVARSLDEEELLVAPPECRDCGFSGFDDPANAPSRCPDCRSESLTDATFTID from the coding sequence ATGCCCGAGCGGACCACGCGCGAGCGGATCGCCGACGACCTCCGTGCGGAGGCGCTGACGGCGCCGGAGCTGTCGGCCCGCCTCGCCGTTCCCACGGCACAGGTGTACGATCACGTCCGTCACGTCGCCCGCTCGCTGGACGAGGAGGAACTGCTGGTCGCGCCCCCCGAGTGTCGTGACTGCGGGTTCTCCGGGTTCGATGACCCGGCGAACGCGCCGTCCCGGTGTCCGGACTGCCGGAGCGAGAGCCTCACGGACGCCACCTTCACCATCGACTGA
- a CDS encoding NDP-sugar synthase: MKAVVLAGGYATRLWPITRHRPKMFLPVGEGTVIDQIFADLEADERIDEVFVSTNERFAERFEEYLAEATFEKPTLSIEDTSEESEKFGVVGALAQLVDREGVDDDLLVVAGDNLLSFDVADFVDYFERKGEPTIAAYDVGSRERAKEYGLVELDDDRVVDFQEKPDDPNSTLVSIACYAYPRETLDLLETYLADGNNPDEPGWFIQWLQNRTDVYAFTFDGAWFDIGTPEAYLDSVAWKLGGENFVHADATVTNSTLGENVFVMADAEVVDSSLDETVVFPNATIENADIRRSIIDEETSVTGLDLAGALIGAHSHLTNGI; encoded by the coding sequence ATGAAGGCAGTGGTACTCGCCGGCGGCTACGCCACGCGTCTCTGGCCGATCACCCGCCATCGGCCCAAGATGTTCCTCCCGGTCGGTGAGGGTACGGTCATCGACCAGATCTTCGCGGACCTCGAGGCCGACGAGCGGATCGACGAGGTGTTCGTCTCGACCAACGAGCGCTTCGCCGAGCGCTTCGAGGAGTACCTCGCCGAGGCCACGTTCGAGAAGCCCACCCTCTCCATCGAGGACACCTCCGAGGAGTCCGAGAAGTTCGGCGTCGTCGGCGCGCTCGCCCAGCTCGTCGACCGAGAGGGCGTCGACGACGACCTGCTCGTCGTGGCCGGCGACAACCTGCTCTCGTTCGACGTCGCGGACTTCGTCGACTACTTCGAGCGGAAGGGCGAGCCGACGATCGCGGCCTACGACGTGGGCTCCCGCGAGCGCGCGAAGGAGTACGGACTCGTCGAACTCGACGACGACCGCGTCGTCGACTTCCAGGAGAAGCCCGACGACCCGAACAGCACGCTCGTCTCCATCGCCTGCTACGCCTACCCCCGGGAGACGCTGGACCTGCTCGAAACGTATCTCGCCGACGGCAACAACCCGGACGAGCCGGGGTGGTTCATCCAGTGGCTCCAGAACCGGACGGACGTGTACGCGTTCACCTTCGACGGCGCGTGGTTCGACATCGGCACGCCGGAGGCGTACCTCGACTCGGTCGCGTGGAAGCTCGGGGGCGAGAACTTCGTCCACGCCGACGCGACCGTGACGAACTCGACGCTCGGGGAGAACGTGTTCGTGATGGCTGACGCGGAGGTCGTCGACTCCTCGCTCGACGAGACCGTCGTGTTCCCCAACGCCACCATCGAGAACGCCGACATCCGCCGCTCCATCATCGACGAGGAGACGTCCGTGACCGGGCTCGACCTGGCCGGCGCGCTCATCGGCGCGCACTCACATCTCACAAACGGGATCTAG
- a CDS encoding diphthine--ammonia ligase has product MTEPGRDSEPEDSTGTSDGAWVSLFSGGKDSSWALYCALERGLPVERLLTVHPDGDSYMYHVPETKLAGLAAESVGIPLVEVEPDDFEAGEAVDAGEQGDAELEPMEAALLELRSSLPLAGVTAGAVESEFQTARIEAMCERLGIDLFAPLWQRDPVELGEAMLAAGFEITILQVAAAGLDESWLGRTLDGDALAELVELNEEYGVHVLGEGGEFETFVTDGPHMRNPIELTYDEEWDGTRGRIRVTDARLR; this is encoded by the coding sequence ATGACCGAACCGGGCCGCGACTCGGAACCCGAGGATTCGACCGGGACGTCGGACGGCGCGTGGGTGAGCCTCTTTTCCGGGGGGAAGGACTCCTCGTGGGCACTGTACTGCGCGCTGGAGCGGGGCCTGCCCGTCGAGCGACTGCTGACGGTCCATCCGGACGGCGATTCGTACATGTACCACGTCCCGGAGACGAAGCTCGCCGGGCTGGCCGCCGAGAGCGTCGGCATCCCGCTCGTCGAGGTCGAGCCGGACGACTTCGAGGCGGGCGAGGCCGTCGACGCCGGCGAACAGGGCGACGCCGAACTGGAGCCGATGGAGGCGGCGCTGCTCGAACTTCGTTCGTCGCTCCCGCTCGCCGGCGTCACGGCCGGGGCGGTCGAGAGCGAGTTTCAGACCGCACGGATCGAGGCGATGTGTGAAAGACTGGGAATCGACCTCTTCGCGCCGCTCTGGCAGCGGGACCCCGTGGAACTCGGCGAGGCGATGCTGGCTGCGGGATTCGAGATCACGATCCTGCAGGTCGCTGCCGCGGGCCTCGACGAGTCCTGGCTCGGGCGGACGCTCGACGGCGACGCGCTGGCGGAGCTCGTGGAGTTGAACGAGGAGTACGGCGTCCACGTGCTCGGCGAGGGGGGCGAGTTCGAGACGTTCGTGACCGACGGTCCACACATGAGGAACCCGATCGAGTTGACCTACGACGAGGAGTGGGACGGGACCCGCGGTCGGATCCGTGTGACGGACGCGAGGCTCCGCTGA
- a CDS encoding M48 family metallopeptidase, producing the protein MEGRSDGHRFLLAVAGVLTLFVSVALGLALWVALRYVWANRPDPITALAALAAITLVSGYLTYRFGTGSVLSGLNALALPRSRAPRLHALCDGLAESMDVETLTVYVARLGEPNALALGGRSPALVVDRSLFTLLTEPEFEAVLAHEFAHLEAADGLSQSLAYSVVHTLVGVVALAVALPAFLLRGFAAGLALLYGTPTKWKRTVPWRLRTTLEDGVVVLFVALTLLVRAYARRREFAADDRAIEVTGRPLALASALRKIEGSTGDPGPFGRRVPTTEESRALARLLSTHPSLEERIERLGSKADGQDGEGADWTRVPVEG; encoded by the coding sequence ATGGAAGGCCGGTCCGACGGACACCGCTTCCTGCTCGCGGTGGCGGGCGTCCTGACGCTGTTCGTCTCAGTGGCACTGGGGCTCGCTCTCTGGGTCGCGCTCCGGTACGTCTGGGCGAACCGGCCAGACCCGATCACCGCCCTCGCAGCGCTCGCCGCGATCACGCTCGTGTCGGGGTATCTGACCTACAGGTTCGGCACCGGAAGCGTCCTGTCGGGGCTGAACGCGCTGGCGCTCCCCCGCTCGCGCGCCCCGAGACTGCACGCGCTCTGTGACGGGCTCGCGGAGTCGATGGACGTGGAGACGCTGACCGTCTACGTCGCCCGACTCGGCGAGCCGAACGCGCTGGCGCTGGGCGGCCGCTCGCCCGCGCTGGTCGTCGACCGCTCGCTGTTCACGCTGCTGACCGAACCCGAGTTCGAGGCCGTGCTCGCACACGAGTTCGCCCATCTTGAGGCCGCTGACGGGCTGTCCCAGAGTCTCGCGTACAGCGTCGTCCACACGCTCGTGGGCGTCGTCGCGCTCGCGGTCGCGCTCCCGGCGTTCCTCCTCCGGGGGTTCGCGGCGGGGCTCGCACTGCTGTACGGCACCCCGACGAAGTGGAAGCGGACGGTCCCCTGGCGGCTCCGGACGACGCTCGAGGACGGAGTAGTCGTGCTGTTCGTTGCCCTCACGCTGCTCGTGCGTGCGTACGCCCGCCGCCGCGAGTTCGCCGCCGACGACCGCGCCATCGAGGTCACGGGCCGGCCGCTCGCGCTCGCCAGCGCGCTCCGGAAGATCGAGGGGTCGACGGGAGATCCCGGGCCGTTCGGCCGGCGTGTTCCGACGACCGAGGAGTCTCGCGCGCTCGCTCGACTGCTCTCGACGCACCCGTCGCTGGAGGAGAGGATCGAGCGACTAGGGTCGAAGGCCGACGGTCAGGACGGTGAGGGTGCCGACTGGACACGCGTTCCCGTCGAAGGCTAG
- a CDS encoding phosphoadenosine phosphosulfate reductase family protein, whose amino-acid sequence MAQEFPDYLNVDYGDGDGESPEDYPSLEHKIEKAIEVTKTGLEEYENPAVMWTGGKDSTLTLYFVKEVCEQFDLELPPTVFIDHFQHFEQIHDFVDHWADEWDLEVIYARNEDVGDYVDANGLEPGDDVPVSELSEHNRHHVRDILEYEEDTFPFLLDTYVGNHLLKTVALNDALEEYEIDGILSGVRWDEQEARADETFFSPRHDPEIYPPHDRIQPILHFDERSVWDAFWHFVLPETVEGYPEGHVPQSDTDLPDGMTQADVPISPKYFAGFRSLGSEVSTEKSAENPAWLQDIENTTERAGRAQDKEDLMERLRDLGYM is encoded by the coding sequence ATGGCGCAGGAGTTTCCCGACTACCTGAACGTCGATTACGGTGACGGAGACGGCGAAAGTCCCGAGGACTACCCATCGCTGGAGCACAAGATCGAGAAGGCGATCGAGGTGACGAAGACGGGTCTCGAGGAGTACGAGAACCCCGCCGTCATGTGGACCGGCGGCAAGGACTCGACGTTGACGCTCTACTTCGTCAAGGAGGTCTGTGAACAGTTCGACCTCGAACTGCCGCCGACGGTGTTCATCGACCACTTCCAGCACTTCGAGCAGATCCACGACTTCGTCGACCACTGGGCCGACGAGTGGGACCTCGAGGTCATCTACGCGCGCAACGAGGACGTCGGCGACTACGTCGACGCGAACGGGCTCGAACCGGGCGACGACGTCCCCGTCTCCGAGCTCTCGGAGCACAACCGGCACCACGTCCGCGACATCCTCGAGTACGAGGAGGACACGTTCCCGTTCCTGCTCGACACGTACGTCGGCAACCACCTGCTCAAGACGGTGGCGCTGAACGACGCGCTCGAGGAGTACGAGATCGACGGCATCCTCTCGGGCGTCCGCTGGGACGAACAGGAGGCCCGCGCGGACGAGACGTTCTTCTCGCCGCGACACGACCCCGAGATCTACCCGCCCCACGACCGCATCCAGCCGATCCTCCACTTCGACGAGCGCTCCGTGTGGGACGCATTCTGGCACTTCGTCCTCCCGGAGACGGTCGAGGGCTACCCCGAGGGCCACGTCCCGCAGTCCGACACCGACCTCCCCGACGGCATGACCCAGGCCGACGTGCCGATCTCCCCCAAGTACTTCGCCGGCTTCCGCTCGCTCGGGAGCGAAGTGAGCACCGAGAAGTCCGCGGAGAACCCCGCCTGGCTCCAGGACATCGAGAACACGACCGAGCGCGCGGGCCGGGCCCAGGACAAGGAGGACCTCATGGAGCGCCTCCGCGACCTGGGCTACATGTAG